A genomic region of Zea mays cultivar B73 chromosome 6, Zm-B73-REFERENCE-NAM-5.0, whole genome shotgun sequence contains the following coding sequences:
- the LOC100384561 gene encoding uncharacterized protein LOC100384561, producing the protein MAAFLCSASYPSARSHVPLLGYRSSVVLGPPWYSSSSLRCLSSTLLNRSLLDASDGCRGAPLRTPSTLALLQEISSLEPPSFCCDVCVRYSPHVVFFLCLGSPAASANLASLVVMFSLSTKSSRRAEFPGHRVFSYRRSVSPRVLFPARQRALGSLDFNSQSRHRPRRLPSSRQTRHPRLDPHLTSLLQTSIEGRRRSCIPKKSQESGEDEASSAIFPKRSTNCLDRKIATDLADSSQLLKR; encoded by the coding sequence ATGGCCGCGTTTCTCTGCTCGGCCTCCTACCCCTCTGCACGCAGTCACGTCCCACTGCTTGGCTACCGCTCATCCGTCGTGCTCGGGCCACCCTGGTATTCCAGCTCGTCGTTGCGTTGTTTGTCATCGACCTTGCTAAATCGCTCATTGCTCGACGCCAGTGATGGCTGTCGTGGAGCACCGCTGCGAACTCCCAGCACCCTTGCTCTGCTCCAGGAAATATCAAGCCTTGAACCGCCATCGTTTTGTTGTGACGTGTGTGTGCGCTACTCACCCCACGTCGTCTTTTTTttgtgtttgggcagtcccgcggCATCTGCAAACCTTGCCTCTCTAGTCGTCATGTTCTCCCTATCTACCAAATCGTCGCGCCGTGCTGAGTTCCCTGGCCATCGCGTCTTTTCTTACAGACGCTCAGTCTCGCCGCGCGTCCTGTTTCCTGCTCGCCAGCGTGCCCTCGGCTCGCTCGACTTTAATTCCCAATCGCGTCATCGACCTCGTCGTTTGCCGTCGAGTCGTCAAACACGTCATCCCCGGCTCGATCCCCACCTCACCAGTTTACTCCAGACTTCAATCGAAGGTCGTCGTCGTTCGTGCATCCCCAAGAAATCccaagaatcgggtgaagacgaagctagcagcgcgATTTTCCCCAAGCGCTCAACAAATTGCCTAGATCGGAAAATCGCTACCGATCTCGCGGATTCGAGTCAGCTGTTGAAACGGTAA